CCTCTTGTAAGGGGACCGTGGGCTACGTCGGGCCCTATCCACAGCAAAAGGGTCCGGGTCCGGCCCAGTTAGTAAAAAGGCCAGTTCAACctgtttaaaaagcccgtggacCAACTCGAATCGGGCCGATCTTTTTGACACCTCTAGCCATATCCTTGAAAGCCActcaaatatgaaaatttacttTATGAACAGACCATACACGTACACGTGGGTAAACTTTGTGAGGCCTGCTAATCTAATATGTGATTGGCTTTATGAACAGATGATCCGATATCCAGCCTGCACGGACTCGACAATACCTTGCCTTTTATCCAGCACGATGTGCTGCTACTGGAGAATCAATTGCATGCTAATTGTTATAGGCTGATTGTTAAATCAAACCTGTGATTCCATAATTAATGCAATAAAGGCTTAGGCTTCTCTGCTCTGCTTTGAACTGTGAATGCAGAGGACGATTTGGGTCCCACAAGAAAGCAAAAGAACATGCAGTTGCTGTATAGGCTCTCTCTTTATAATCAGAAACTTCTGCACACCAAGTGCTCAACAAACTGCCACGCGGCCACTTCCTTTATTGACACCAAGCTGAGTGACTGAGCCGACGACGTCAAGAGCAATCGGAGAGATGAGCGACTGGGTGCTCGACATCAAGGCTGAACTCAACAACCGCCGCAATGCTCAAAGCCAAGAAGAGCAGCGCAGGAAGAAGCGGTCCATCTACAAGCTCCCTCCCCTCATCCTCCCTCCCTCCATCTCCGACGACAAAAAGAAACCCTACCAGCCCCAAGCCGTGTCGTTCGGGCCGTACCATCATGGGGAGCTTCACCTGAAGCCTGTTGAGGATCACAAGCACCGCGTTTTCCTCAATTTCCTCGATAGACCGGGGGTGTGTCTGCGCACAATCTTCAATTCCATGCTTGAAGTGGCGCAAGACCTCCAGGATTCTTACTACCCGCTCGACCCCAAGTGGGAAAACGGTATTGAAGAATTTGTGAAGCTAATGATTGTGGATGGATGTTTCATGCTGGAAATAATGCGGGTGATGACAAATCAGCCTGGACATAATTATTCCGATGACGATCCCATATTCAGCCATCACGGAAAGGTTTGTGTCATGCCATTATTCAAGCGGGACATGTTATTGTTGGAAAATCAGTTACCCATGCTAGTGCTATTCAAGCTCATGGAAGAGAATGACATggtaaaaatagataaattcaatttctcttacCTTCCTTGGTGACATCAATGctcatgtttattaaattttatatttttaattaaaaaataaaatttaatttattatataattcatcattaaaatatattttcttaatcaaaGAGTTAGGATTAAATTCTAACCCTCAATTCTTAATGAatgattaagatttaattaatatgacctctcatgttattaaattttaaatcttaaatcgTAAAGATTGTTTCTTTTCCGTTTATATATCACTAGAATTGCTTTTAAGGGAGacatttttattgtgttttacttttaattataaaataagatatagtaaataaatattattaaaaataatattgtttgtAATTAGGGTTTGTGTGAATATCCATTCATTTATCACCTCATATAgaattcaattaaatttgattcattcatgtatcttaaattaatataaaaaataacttttatttagtaatgtgttatttttataacacaaaatataatatattaatacatgagTTTCACAAAGTATCACATAATTGTGATAAAacaatttggatttattttttatcaattaaggatttattttgacttttgaattgaattgaatatatTATCATAACTTTCTTATAATTATAATCCCTTTCCCTTTTGAAAGATAATGTTACCAAAATAtgatagtaaaatattttatatcaaaacaaatgTAGCCTaacaaaaatgctatttgtacactAAATTGtgacatttttaataataatcgTTTATTGATgcaacataatatataatatacaaacaAATATCACCAAAAATTGAACAACTGAGTGTCCAAAATAACATTTGGttaatgtaatatttattttttatttaattaacttGCACGATTCATCTAGGGAGGCATGGAAACTTTGAAGAAGCTGATACTCAACTTTTTTAACCGCGAAAATCATGGCTTAGACATGGGTAATTGCCTCCACATCCTCGACCTCTACGGCAAGACCTTTCTCTACTATGAGCCTCAAAAGGACAGCAGGGAATCCAAGGACATTCTCACCTCCCGCTCAGCAACGGAGTTGAAGGCGGCTGGCATCCGTTTCGAGAAGAGCAAAAGCGAAAGCCTCAACGACATATCTTTCAAGCATGGCGTCCTGAGTCTCCCCAAATTCATTGTCGATGACATCACCGAATCGACCTTCCTGAACCTCATTGCATTCGAGCGGTGCCACGTTGGAGCCGGCCACGACGTTATTTCATTCATCTCCTTCATGGACGTCATTGTCAACCAGGATCGCGACATCAGCCTGCTAAGCTCCCACGGGATCATCCTCAACTTCGCCGGTACCGACGAGGCTGCGGCCGATTTGTTCAATGTGATGTCAAAGGATTTGATGATTGATTCTTCCAGCCACCTTAACATGGTGCTTTACGACATCGATTTCTACTGCAGTAAGCCATGGCATAAATGGCGCGCCATGCTGTTTCATACTTATTTCAGAAGCCCATGGGCAATTATTTCTGTCGTCGCCGCCATCATCCTCTTCGTCCTTACTACAGTGTCGACTGTTTTCATAGTCATGGGCAAATAATTGTGGTCTAGTTAATACTAAGTTAATATATTGTGttttgaatgatttaattagataatagaattatatattttgatgttatGAACAAGATATAATATGTAATGACTAGTCTaggagtttattaatattttatttatgggaattaaaaattatgccctattaaagaaaatggggaaaatatTTGTATGTGGCAAAATATATGTAAGTgaattatgtgtttaatttaatgGATTGGGTTTGAACTCAATTgcaaaattgtgttttaaattaaatgaaagtggTGGGTTAGAGAAATCCATGGGTCTAaaataaattgggcttttaaaATTGGGTTGAGGCCAAGTGTAGCCTTGTTATAATTTATGCGAAATGAAGTTGTATAACCCATTGGGGCCTATGATGAAAATGGGCTATTCTTTTTAATTGGGCCATTGAAATGGGCTTTGGGCCCATATGTATGAAATGGTATGTATTAATGAGTAATGAAAtagatgaaaaaataaagaaaaatgacaaaaataaaaaaatgggcATGGTTTATGAATAAGGTGAGGGCAAAAAAGGGGATTTGCATAATtggttgataaaaaaaaaagataaaagaaataaaaatgttgCAAAATGCCCAAATGGGCCTTTAATATTTTGTGCAGTGTGTGTTGTGTAGAGGGAAAAAAATGGGAAGATGAAGTCGGGGTAGATGGAGTTGGCGTGAAAGCCATTCATCTCCCATTCctctttcattcttcttcttcttcttcttcctctctctttccttGGTTCACTCGGCagattcttcatcatcttcatcttcttcttttttttttcttctattaagTGTGGTAGAATTAAGCTCAATATAAGGAGATTTAAAGCTCCTAGAGTGTTTTTCTTCCCttagtttttcatcaaaaagacAAGCAtccatcttctctctttctatcttttaatgcaagacTATGTTCTCATGTGTAACCCAGTTGTATTTTCATATCTCTAAATggtgtttaaaaaaattgagttaaatgagttatttttcatgttttcctaAAGTTTGTGGGTCTCCTTCAATGGCTTCATTGAATCTTGTTCTTGGTCTCTATGGGGCTTGTTTTTCCCATTTTTATTTCATGGAATGACAACTTGGGACTTAGGGGATTAGCCATGGATGGTTTTTAGGTGCTTTGTGTTCATTTCGTGCATTTTGGGTTGCGTCAAGTCGACTTGTTTGTGGGTCAAGTCGACTCGGCCCAAAGCTGGTTTCTTTTGGTCGTTTTTCCCCGTTTTCAGCCAAGTCGACTCATTCAGGAGGTTAAGTCGACTTAGCTCAAGTCGACTCGGTCATGACTTGATTGCACTACGTGTGCTTCGCTATTTTGtacataacttttgatgtaaaaGTTAGAATTGCAATCTGTTTGAAGcatcataaactagacttcgaggacttcgatttgatatataatttcatatgttttggattttatttgagttggttaaggcTTTCACAATCCAAATTAAGCATGATTGTTAAGGTAAGTTGTTATTCAATGGATAGgcattttctttttgtgatGGAACCTATTTAACTGATTGAATTTCTTGTCATAACCATGTTGAATCCATTTAACCAATTGGGTACGCAAGTTAAGCCTAGAGGACTTTAGAAGTGATAATGTGATTACATGTGTGCTTGAGTTAAATTATGAAGTGACCTAGTAATGCCCTAAAAGATCTTTCATGATAGAAAAGAGCCTTCGAAGAAGAAAATTTATTCGTAAAACACTAAGGATATTATCCGCAATATGtcttatgattttgaattggatGCATGATGGATGGTGGGGTCGTGTCATACATACGTTAAGCATGGCATGGTAATTACCATTAGGCACTCATAGTATAAAGAAGGGCAtgcatgtattatatatatagccatggGTACACACTATGTGTAAAGGGCTTGCATGTATTATGGTGTTCATTCATGATGTGGCATGTACTTGAAGTTGCATATGCGTGCTTGATATTGTAATTTGTgccactattattattttggtgagGCAACTACATCTGCGTGTGTGAAAAAATGGTACCCTACGAGCACCTAACGCGGGTAAGGTGGCCATTAATCCGGTAAGCGTGCTCAAGCCAGGATTGGCTAGTGGAATTTTGATATATGTGCGTATATATGTATCTGCATGGATGTGTATTGCATCTCTTGTAAATTGTGACATAAGTATGAAATGATTCTATAAAGGCATGGCATTCAGTTGAATGATGAGTATCTTTCATGATATATGCATACATGCATGGTAGTGGCAGCCTTGGGAGTTAAGTGGGTTTCATAATTATGGATGCATGTGCATGATGATGGAATGAGTGCATAGCACATTGATAACCATGGCTTGAAAAGAGGAAACTGGTGTCTATGTGTGACATGCATGATGTGGTACATGTGGTTAGAAGGGCCTCGTGTGCCAATTTCTTATGTATGGGCATGGTTacattatgaaaatttaaaatatgtcttGATAAatcataattgtttttttttttttttgatgatgtGTTGATGAAatgtaataaattataatttatgtgAGATTATTGTTGTcaagtgtagaaggcatgaacccAATCAAAGATTATATATCGagtaataattttcttttggcTCTGAATTGTTCGTGCCTTCATATATAGACCTGTTGATGCTTCACTTCTGTTATATGCTTGCAGAGCCTTGTGACTCGCCCTtacttcttttgtcattccaagaAAGTGAAAGATAATTATTTGGGGGCAAGTTCTAGATAGATGTGTACAAAAATGTCCCGACCTCAAGACCTATGGGTGTAGTTGGGAGGGCATGAGTAGAaagttttattttgaatttaaagtcTTAGTGCCCTCTTTATTTTGCAAGTGTATGGGTGGTAAGCCCAAGatgatgatgtaaaaaatgatatataatatttactttgactcctattgatagtgagcaaatatgggaatgaaaataaatttttggtaaATTTTGAATGATatttgtatctgtatccattttgaatggacATTTTCTCGGACTCCCTATGCTAGCAGGTAATCCGGGAATGGGCCCTGACATAATAAATGTACTTGTGATAATAATTAACATCaccttttaattaataatatttttgtgctAAATAAAACATTACTTTgtgaatataatttattatgatttcaTTACAAGAAAAACactatttagtgacggaattatcGACGGgaaaaaatccatcactaattagcgacgggCCAACAACGGAGTTGTCGTTTAATGACCGAAGTCGGGTCTATGGCATTAAGGTATAATTcagtgataatttatttttgatgtatTATAAGTGGGTGgcattaagatttttttaaaaggtggggaaaattatttttttttttatgtggtctaaattgtgttgttgtgtatttaatttttgGCATTTCATGGGTTTGGCCAAGTGGGAAATTAAGCCTGATGGgctttatgtgtatatatatatatatatatatgggtataTGTGGTTTGGAGTTAGGCCCATGgtgataaataatttgaaaataaatgaattgGTGGGTGTaataagagaaatgaaaaaaaaaataaattaaggtgGTGTTTGTCAATAGAGCccctaaatatttttgtctataataTGAGGGGAAGGGCATTTTGGGTAATTTGGTGGAGTCAGCGTGCAGATCTGTATGCACTCATTTTTTCCACCAACTTTTCCTCTATTGGCATTGTGTGCAAATCTCCTATTTTAGTGACGTATcctctcttttttcttattgttcCATTACTTTCTTCTCCCTTCATTTATCTGtttcatcttcttttccatccattcttcttcttctcccatttttctgtTGACGCCTAGAGCTTCAGTGGAAGAGTCTCAACTGTTTTCTCTTTTGTTGGGACATCTTCTCAGGCATTTCTCTTATATAATCTTTATTACAATGCAATGCTTTGTGGTATTTCGCCTgtctcacatatatatatatataacttgtaTAAAATCTTGTCATTTCGTGGTTTCTGTGATGTCTCGAAAGGGGATTCATTCATTCCCAAACATGTTCATGAATGGTATTTTATTAGGTAAGAGAAGATACAAAGTTCTTGCTCGTTTGTATCTGCGTAAGATTTACTTCCATGTTATATCCGAATGTTCAACCAAATATTCAAATACAAGAGTCATATATATCTAAATCCATCTGAATATATCATTTCATATTCGAACATAAGATGCAAAGAAATATAATCTCATTTGGATATACCCTCCCTTATTCGAATAAgagacttatatatatatatatatatgaagtcaTTCAGGTGTAACCTCCCTTATTCGAATTACCCTTATTCGAATTAgagacttatatatatatatatatatatatatgaatccatCCGGATGTAAGACTCCAATCTAAATGATAGAGGCTTTTAATGAAAAATGCATATTCTAGACAGATTTGACACCCTTTCGAATTCTGGATATAACTCTCTCATATGAGCTCCGAttaaggtgattcaagatgatatagaacgaaaagagaaagatctacaacttttatgttttgagttttgagagattcaaatttaataatggTCAAAATTG
The Diospyros lotus cultivar Yz01 chromosome 12, ASM1463336v1, whole genome shotgun sequence DNA segment above includes these coding regions:
- the LOC127786772 gene encoding UPF0481 protein At3g47200-like, producing the protein MSDWVLDIKAELNNRRNAQSQEEQRRKKRSIYKLPPLILPPSISDDKKKPYQPQAVSFGPYHHGELHLKPVEDHKHRVFLNFLDRPGVCLRTIFNSMLEVAQDLQDSYYPLDPKWENGIEEFVKLMIVDGCFMLEIMRVMTNQPGHNYSDDDPIFSHHGKVCVMPLFKRDMLLLENQLPMLVLFKLMEENDMGGMETLKKLILNFFNRENHGLDMGNCLHILDLYGKTFLYYEPQKDSRESKDILTSRSATELKAAGIRFEKSKSESLNDISFKHGVLSLPKFIVDDITESTFLNLIAFERCHVGAGHDVISFISFMDVIVNQDRDISLLSSHGIILNFAGTDEAAADLFNVMSKDLMIDSSSHLNMVLYDIDFYCSKPWHKWRAMLFHTYFRSPWAIISVVAAIILFVLTTVSTVFIVMGK